A single genomic interval of Spinacia oleracea cultivar Varoflay chromosome 6, BTI_SOV_V1, whole genome shotgun sequence harbors:
- the LOC110805171 gene encoding basic leucine zipper 23, with protein MDDVELVFSSANIGDEIPSSGTMGSYIDEILNGNTSTCNHLQTTGGSSEEKSGYKYNDDSSDCEEQKTLKKGGNNREAVRKYRQKKKANAALLENEVLKLSALNEQLLKRLERQSVLEAEIARLKCLLVDIRGRIEGEIASFPYQKNHYQP; from the coding sequence ATGGATGATGTTGAGCTAGTATTTTCTAGTGCAAACATTGGCGATGAGATTCCCAGTAGTGGAACAATGGGGAGTTACATAGATGAAATATTGAATGGTAATACTAGTACCTGTAACCATTTGCAGACAACTGGAGGCTCCAGTGAAGAAAAGAGTGGTTACAAATACAATGACGATTCTTCTGATTGCGAAGAACAGAAAACATTGAAAAAAGGAGGTAATAATAGAGAAGCTGTTCGCAAGTATCGTCAGAAGAAGAAAGCAAATGCAGCTTTATTGGAGAACGAGGTTTTGAAATTGAGCGCCTTGAATGAGCAATTGTTAAAGAGGTTAGAGAGACAGTCTGTGTTGGAAGCTGAGATTGCAAGGCTTAAGTGTCTTCTTGTTGATATAAGAGGAAGAATTGAAGGTGAGATTGCTTCTTTTCCATATCAGAAAAACCACTACCAGCCCTGA